From the Mesotoga prima MesG1.Ag.4.2 genome, the window GAAGAAGACCTTGCAGACTTCTATGAACTCGCTCTTGATGCAGGTTATGTCGATGGCAAGCATTACATCTGGCCGTGGAATCTCGGAACAAACGGTATGGGAACGAGCATGCTTCTCTACACTCCAGACTTCGAAAAGGCCGGGGTCGATTGGCGCAAGATCGTTGAAGAAGGCTGGACTATGGAGGAGTTTGTGGAGATTGCGAAGAAGCTGACATGGGACTCCGATGGAGATGGAAAGATCGATCACTATGCGATCAGCTTTGGAGCACAGGATACCCACAACCTCATGAATTTCATCTACGCACATGGTGCAAAGCTTATCAACGAAGATGAAAGTAAGGTCATCTTCAACTCACCAGAGGCAGTTGCCGGACTTCAGTTCCTTCTCGATCTGGTCGAAGTTCACGGAGTTGCACCTAGCGGAGTCGAGGCTATGGGTGTTTACGACGTAATTGGGAACTTTCACTCTCACAGAACCAGTATAGGTTTTGGCGGTCCTTACGAAATTGGAAGAATCACACGTTATGTAAAATCCGGCCAGCTTGCCGAAGCCTTCTACCCGGTGATTGCTCCGTTCCCTCATCTCGAAGGACATAAGGGCGTATCTTATGCATCTGCCAGTGGATTTGTCGTCTTCAAACAGAAGGATGAGGCAAAGAAGGAAGCCGTTATGGAGTTCGCTAGATTCCTGACGAACAAGGAAAACACCGCTCTTTTGGAAAGCCTTATATATCTCACTGCAAGAAAGTCTGTAAATGCCATGCTCTTCCAGAATGATGCTTACTTGAACGAGCAGGCTCAGACATTCGCAAGGATAATGGACGAGACTGGAATGGAGTTCTTTGGATCACAGAGCTTCCCTTGGTCTGAGATATCCAAGTTCTTCACCAGCGCAATGCAGGGGGCTTTCGGAAAGACTAAGACAGCGCAGGAGGCCCTCG encodes:
- a CDS encoding ABC transporter substrate-binding protein: MKRLGVILLVLLMLAVPISALGKTTITWWINPWRIAPPGFPSDKAPTEEDFPKWAAEEFMRLHPDVEVKYVVVGNTEYSQKMAAAIATGTQPDIFKGPVWDTRWVEAGLLEPIDDYLTEEDLADFYELALDAGYVDGKHYIWPWNLGTNGMGTSMLLYTPDFEKAGVDWRKIVEEGWTMEEFVEIAKKLTWDSDGDGKIDHYAISFGAQDTHNLMNFIYAHGAKLINEDESKVIFNSPEAVAGLQFLLDLVEVHGVAPSGVEAMGVYDVIGNFHSHRTSIGFGGPYEIGRITRYVKSGQLAEAFYPVIAPFPHLEGHKGVSYASASGFVVFKQKDEAKKEAVMEFARFLTNKENTALLESLIYLTARKSVNAMLFQNDAYLNEQAQTFARIMDETGMEFFGSQSFPWSEISKFFTSAMQGAFGKTKTAQEALDGFVTEANRALSYY